The Pan troglodytes isolate AG18354 chromosome 1, NHGRI_mPanTro3-v2.0_pri, whole genome shotgun sequence genome includes a region encoding these proteins:
- the COL8A2 gene encoding collagen alpha-2(VIII) chain: MRGTLTPPSSLLLLLLVLVLGCGPRASSGGGAGGAAGYAPVKYIQPMQKGPVGPPFREGKGQYLEMPLPLLPMDLKGEPGPPGKPGPRGPPGPPGFPGKPGTGKPGLHGQPGPAGPPGFSRMGKAGPPGLPGKVGPPGQPGLRGEPGIRGDQGLRGPPGPPGLPGPSGITIPGKPGAQGVPGPPGFQGEPGPQGEPGPPGDRGLKGDNGVGQPGLPGAPGQGGAPGPPGLPGPAGLGKPGLDGLPGAPGDKGESGPPGVPGPRGEPGAVGPKGPPGVDGVGIPGAAGLPGPQGPSGAKGEPGTRGPPGLIGPTGYGMPGLPGPKGDRGPAGVPGLLGDRGEPGEDGEPGEQGPQGLGGPPGLPGSAGLPGRRGPPGPKGEAGPGGPPGVPGIRGDQGPSGLAGKPGVPGERGLPGAHGPPGPTGPKGEPGFTGRPGGPGVAGALGQKGDLGLPGQPGLRGPSGIPGLQGPAGPIGPQGLPGLKGEPGLPGPPGEGRAGEPGTAGPTGPPGVPGSPGITGPPGPPGPPGPPGAPGAFDETGIAGLHLPNGGVEGAVLGKGGKPQFGLGELSAHATPAFTAVLTSPFPASGMPVKFDRTLYNGHSGYNPATGIFTCPVGGVYYFAYHVHVKGTNVWVALYKNNVPATYTYDEYKKGYLDQASGGAVLQLRPNDQVWVQMPSDQANGLYSTEYIHSSFSGFLLCPT, from the exons ATGCGGGGGACTCTGACACCCCCGTcttcgctgctgctgctgctactggtGCTGGTGCTGGGGTGTGGGCCGCGGGCGTCCTCTGGTGGCGGGGCCGGTGGGGCAGCGGGCTATGCCCCAGTGAAGTACATCCAGCCCATGCAGAAAGGACCTGTGGGACCGCCCTTCCGTGAGGGCAAAGGCCAGTACCTGG aaaTGCCTCTACCGCTGCTGCCGATGGACCTGAAGGGAGAGCCCGGCCCCCCTGGGAAGCCCGGGCCTCGGGGTCCCCCTGGCCCCCCTGGCTTCCCAGGAAAACCAGGCACGGGAAAGCCAGGACTCCATGGGCAGCCTGGCCCTGCTGGCCCCCCTGGCTTCTCCCGGATGGGCAAGGCTGGTCCCCCAGGGCTCCCTGGCAAGGTCGGGCCACCAGGGCAGCCGGGGCTTCGGGGGGAGCCAGGAATACGAGGGGACCAGGGCCTCCGGGGACCCCCAGGACCCCCTGGCCTCCCGGGCCCCTCAGGCATTACTATCCCTGGAAAACCAGGTGCCCAAGGGGTGCCAGGGCCCCCAGGATTCCAGGGGGAACCAGGGCCCCAGGGGGAGCCTGGGCCCCCAGGTGATCGAGGCCTCAAGGGGGATAATGGAGTGGGCCAGCCCGGGCTGCCTGGGGCCCCAGGGCAGGGGGGTGCCCCCGGCCCCCCCGGCCTCCCTGGTCCAGCTGGCTTAGGCAAACCCGGTTTGGATGGGCTTCCTGGGGCCCCAGGAGACAAGGGTGAGTCTGGGCCTCCTGGAGTTCCAGGCCCCAGGGGGGAGCCAGGAGCTGTGGGCCCAAAAGGACCTCCTGGAGTAGACGGTGTGGGAATCCCAGGGGCAGCAGGGTTGCCAGGACCACAGGGCCCATCAGGGGCCAAAGGGGAGCCAGGGACCCGGGGCCCCCCTGGGCTGATAGGCCCCACTGGCTATGGGATGCCAGGACTGCCAGGCCCCAAGGGGGACAGGGGCCCAGCTGGGGTCCCAGGACTCTTGGGGGACAGGGGTGAGCCAGGGGAGGATGGGGAGCCAGGGGAGCAGGGCCCACAGGGTCTTGGGGGTCcccctggacttcctgggtctgCAGGGCTTCCTGGCAGACGTGGGCCCCCTGGGCCTAAGGGTGAGGCAGGGCCTGGAGGACCCCCAGGAGTGCCTGGCATTCGAGGTGACCAGGGGCCTAGTGGCCTGGCTGGGAAACCAGGGGTCCCAGGTGAGAGGGGACTTCCTGGGGCCCATGGACCCCCTGGACCAACTGGGCCCAAGGGTGAGCCGGGTTTCACGGGTCGCCCTGGAGGACCAGGGGTGGCAGGAGCCCTGGGGCAGAAAGGTGACTTGGGGCTCCCTGGGCAGCCTGGCCTGAGGGGTCCCTCAGGAATCCCAGGACTCCAGGGTCCAGCTGGCCCTATTGGGCCCCAAGGCCTGCCAGGCCTGAAGGGGGAACCAGGCCTGCCAGGGCCCCCTGGAGAGGGGAGAGCAGGGGAACCTGGCACGGCTGGGCCCACGGGGCCCCCAGGGGTCCCTGGCTCCCCTGGAATCACGGGCCCTCCGGGGCCTCCCGGGCCCCCGGGACCCCCTGGTGCCCCTGGGGCCTTCGATGAGACTGGCATCGCAGGCTTGCACCTGCCCAACGGCGGTGTGGAGGGTGCCGTGCTGGGCAAGGGGGGCAAGCCACAGTTTGGGCTGGGCGAGCTGTCTGCCCATGCCACACCGGCCTTCACTGCGGTGCTCACCTCGCCCTTCCCCGCCTCGGGCATGCCCGTGAAATTTGACCGGACTCTCTACAATGGCCACAGCGGCTACAACCCAGCCACTGGCATCTTCACCTGCCCTGTGGGCGGCGTCTACTACTTTGCTTACCATGTGCACGTCAAGGGCACCAACGTGTGGGTGGCCCTGTACAAGAACAACGTGCCGGCCACCTATACCTACGATGAGTATAAGAAGGGCTACCTGGACCAGGCGTCTGGTGGAGCCGTGCTCCAGCTGCGGCCCAACGACCAGGTCTGGGTGCAGATGCCGTCGGACCAGGCCAACGGCCTCTACTCCACGGAGTACATCCACTCCTCCTTTTCAGGATTCTTGCTCTGCCCCACATAA